The Syngnathus scovelli strain Florida chromosome 17, RoL_Ssco_1.2, whole genome shotgun sequence sequence CGCGCTCCAAAGCTCCTTGTTAACTTTGAGCCTCAATTCAACTTTTTCTTCTGTTCAAATGCTTTTCGTATGCAAAGCACGTGGTGTTGCTGTGTATTTTGTCCCTAATTACCTTTGTGCTTTGCCAGCCAAAGCCGGGGAAGGTGCAGGCATGCATGAATATTCATTCTGGTGTTTGTTTTGCTAAGTGTGTCCATCGTGAACGAATAAAAATACGTTCCCCAAAAACGACATTGGACCGTCCCATTCGAAGGTCACTGTCGAGTTGCGAGTGCCTGACTTGCTGTGGCTCTGCGACTAAACGCTGCTACAGTTTGCTTCGCAAGCGCTGCTCGGCGTGTTTGAACAAGTGTGAGCGTGCGGTGCGGCCAGTCAAAAGAATGACATCCGGCTGCGCGCGCGTGTTGTTTGCTCGCCGCTCGGCTGCCGTATGCAACCTGGCGGGTTTCGTGCAGAGGAAATGGGGCAAGAAATGCCAAATCCCAACCCAAGCTCCACAGTATGAAATTTGGTAGCAATGTCCATAGTGTAAAATCGCTTCCAACTTTGAACAGATGGGCGGTGACTTTCCCTTAAGGGCGCCATTTGTCAACGCGATCCCTGAGATCAGGGCAACATGTTGCCTCGCCCGCGCTTCCCAATTGTTCAGCTGTTACGGCACCTGGCGGCTGATATTAAGCGCCATCATCGAGGTCGCCGTGTTGCCGCACTCAACTCAATGGCACGTTGTGTTTTGTCCCCCCTTTTGTGCAGACACAGATCACAAACTAGCTAAAACTACCTTGCTGGGCCCTTGCGGCAGGTCAGCGTGAAAGGGGCACGTAGAATGAGAATTCAACGGAAATCCTCTCGCGTGTGCGTGCTTTTGGTTTCCTAGCAACCTCAAGAGCAGGATGCAAAAACTGTCATCAGCGCCCGATTGACAGGACATACTTCCCCTTTGAGACGCACTGCCGCATAAATCACACGCTCGTCCCTCGCAGCGGAGCCAAACGAGGGTCGATGGCGCTCATACGAATGCGGAGTAGTCGGCGGGCCCTCTCCATGCACCAAGAGGTAAACCATTTGAAATCGCCGCATGTGTGAATAAGACGGCGGGGCATTGCCCGCCGACTACTCCGCAGGTGGGATGGCTTGACATGCCGGGCGGGTTCGCTCTCGTAGCTCATCAGCCGTCGCTAAAGCTTTTCAAAGGCACTTGTTCGTCATGGGGGTGAACACATCTGCACCACAGCAgcagagccatttttttttttttcacttgcgtGTGCAAACGCAAAGTTATGCATTTTGTTACATCTTCTCTTCTTGTAGCACTGCTTGACTTGAAATGAATTTTGCAACAAAACATTTGTTTCAtgtttttcaatttgtttttttatggtcaatgttttattaaaaaataaatttttaaTTGACCTACTTCTTTTGACCTACACCAGTAAACCCAAAGTCAAGTAAACTACTCACTCATCGTTGACGATTCCGGACGTCGCCATCGTGTCACCACGTGGTAATTTTGAAATGGTGACTGAATCCTGGTGGAATGGAATTGCTGCCCAATTTGGACTTTGAGTGAAGTCAAGTCTCTCACGTGACGCAGTTTTTGAAAATTGTGCCGCAGCGCCACATTGGTAGAATCTTTTCCGTTTGGTGGCCGATGCATGTCCCCCCCTCGAGATGCAGGCCGGGCTTGCACTTTCGCTTCCTCATTTCTACCTGACACAGCTTCATGCTGACTTCCTTCCTCTGTTCTGCACTTGTCGCCTCTATTCCGTGTCGCCATGACCTCCGAGCTGTTGTCAATGTCCACGTCTCCCTGGcgacgggagggagggagggagggagggagccagaAGTTCcccactcattcattcatttattttgaaattttgttCCACTCTGCTCACGTTTGTCAAttagctctgtgtgtgtgtgtgtgtagactcTGAGCCTCAGCTTTGTGTGTAATGAGAAAGAATTTGTTTCATGGTCTTGATGGTGGCTTGAGGAAAATTCAAAAGCGTTTTCTTGTGTCTTCAGAGCGTGTCGTCGGGCCGCGGCCGGCCGGACTCGCCCGTGTACAGCAACCTGCAGGAGCTGAAGATGAGCCAGTCGGCGGCCCCCCCGCTCCCAGCCGGCGCCCCCCAGCAGGTGCTGGGCGACTGGGAGTCCTACAAGGACCCGCACGGCCGCCTCTTTTACTACAACCGCTGCAGCCACGAGAGGACCTGGAAGCCGCCCCGAGCCCGGGACACCAACACGAGCGCGGGGGAAAGCAACGAGGTGAGCAAAAACGCTCCTTTCACGGACAAAAAAACGGCAATAAACAGAAAAGCAGCAGCTTGGAACGTTCTAAATTAAATCAGATGAAAAGCAATGTGAGTGTTTTTTCTGGTCCATTTTATCAACAAGCGCCCAACCTGAGCCCTGCACTATGCCACAGTGCCCCCTGCAGACCAGAACTGGCACAGCACGCAATAGTTCCTTGTCTAAAACGTTGCTTTCTGCCTCTGCTTGCTGTgcatattttttgtgtgtgtgtagggagcCCCAGACATGTCATGAAAATTGTATAAAAGTCACAAAATGGTATTTTGTGTGCAATTATACTGATTTAGTGGCTGATGTTGTAGCCACAATGTGGCAGCCTTGATATCATATGATGTGGCCACAAATTGTgattttgtgtgctttttttttttgctagcagaGCTTTGTGTGTACACTGTAACTGCTTTACCGCCTCAAATTAGCATTTTGTAGACATTTGGTAAGCGCCCATTGGCATCTTTTGCACATCTACACCTGAAAACTTGGGACATGTCATGTCAGTGGCTCTGCACATGCGGGCGGGCGTGTTGTTTATGGTGTCTCCCTCCTCTGTTGGTGAAAGGTGACTACTTCTTCTCccttcttcttttcttctctctctctgtctgtctggctctctctccctccctccacgcTCAGAGCACTCCCCTGTCGCTCTCGCCAGCTTTCTTGCCCTTCTTGTCGCTGTCGGCGGGCCGCCCGGGGCCGCTGTGCTCGGAGGACGCCCACTTCGGCGCCTACTCCAGCTTGTCGGACGGCTCGCCGCCTCACGGGTGGTCCGAAGGGATGAACGAGTACGGCCACAGGCTTTATGTCAGCGACTATACTAACGAGAAGGTACACTGACTCCTCCCGGGGGCTCGGCTCGGCTTGGCCCGGCCTGCGGTGCGAATGTACCCTTCCGGATGTGACCACCTGcagcaaatcttttttttttttttttccttctaattGTTTTCCAATGTACACCAACAGTGGTTAAAGCACGTGGACGAGCAGGGTCGGCCGTATTACTACAGCGCAGATGGCTCCAGGTCCGAATGGGAGCTCCCAAAGGTAAAGCAAAGAACAAACTACAGGAAGAGTGGAGAAGATTCAGTCTCCAAGCTAGTCAAAAGAAAAGAGCGCTGAGTGGAAATGTGTTTTCTTTCTCTTCTCTTGTTCTAGTACAACCATTCCCCGCCACAGCACTTGGCAGAGCCCGGCAAGACTCGCAGTCTAGACAGGAAACACGTGGACCCCATCGTCCTGACCAAGTGGAGACACAGCGCTTTTGTCCAAGAACCCAATGACAAGGTGCCTCACGTAGGAAAGACGACAAGATGCAAGTCAGCAATATGTCGCCTTCTCCAAATTAGGTTGTTGTGCAGACGCATTGGTGTCATCATGTGCACGATTCCCACGAGTGTGCGTCCTCACATTTCTTAGCGTATTCAAGAGCCTTTGGAGAGTCTTTAACATCACTTATTAAAAATGTCATAAAAAGCCTTGGCAGAAGCCCCAAAGACTTGTACGCAGTTTTTAGGGAGAAAATCTTCCATTTGGCTCCTTTAAGGACTGAAGAAATGGAAAGCAGCAGCACGTGGGGCTGCCTTGGAAATGTTGCCGTGTGCGTTGCGCTCATCTTGCTCGGTTGAGCGACCCACATGACTGAGCGTCTTGCCTTGTGTTGGTTCTCCTCGCCAGGACTCCCCAGTGAGCCCCAAGTCCCACGTATCCGACTGTGGGTCCAGCCCCCCGTCTCCTAAGCGCCCCGCCTCTGTCAGTAAAAGCCCCGCCCCCAATAAGAACCTCCATCTCGTGCACCTCTTGCAAGATTTCCACATTGGTTGGGAAGGCGGCATCGTCAAAATGTGTCGTCTTTCTTTCGCCCTTGTAGAAAtctggtttatttatttatttaggctTCTTGATGTCACCTTTGCTTCTTTTCTCGCCATTGACCTGTTTTGTGGTGGAGTGCCGGCAAGTTTCGAGGAAACAAGCGATTTAAGGAAAAGCAACAAGTTTCTCACCTAAATGAATCATCGTACTCGTATTCTATTTGAAGTGAATTGGGAATCGTATCCGATTGTCTTGTGACTGGATCAAAATTGGAATGTAAATGCAACCGGAGTGAATCGTATGGCAATTGCAATCCATTGTATCTGAAATTGGACCCGATCTTCTGATGTCCTCAGAGCGAGGATGGCTGCTGGGTCGGTTGTCAGCGTTGCATTCTTTTGATCCAGCCTGCTTGCTTTTCCTTAAATGAGGCCCGCTGGCATGTCGGTGGTGTGTCGCTGGCGTGTCGTTGGCGCGTCGCTGGTGTGTCGCTGGCGTCCATGCGCATTTGCGTGTGGGCCGGTTTTGAATGCAGATCAAAGAGTCGAGCTTTCCTTTGTTTGGGTGCTGCCTGCCGTCGTGCTGCGATGATTGTTGCTTGTTGCCGCGGCGCACGTCCAAGCCGCTTGCTCGCTGTGTTTtcgatcttttttttccttttccctcTCTTTGTGTTCAGCCCTCAGAGAAGTGTGGCGTGCTCAATGTGACAAAGATCACGGAGAACGGCAAGAAAGTTCGGTAAGTACAACTTTTGattgtcattttgtcttttcgACCATGCCGATTTGAGCAGCGCTTGTGAACCGACTCTCCGTCGTAGGAAGAACTGGACTTCCTCCTGGACAGTTCTGCAAGGCTCAGCGCTGCTCTTCGCCAAAGGCCAGGGAGGCGGGACAAGCTGGGTGCGTCAATCAAAGCCTCACTTCCAATTAGTGGTTACTTTTGTCCTGGGTTTGATTGTGCGCCATTTTCAGTTTGGCGGCGGTCAGTCCAAACCCGAGTTCACGGTGGATCTGAAGGGCGGCTCCGTGGATTGGGCCTCCAAGGACAAATCTAGTAAAAAGCACGTCATTGAGGTGAGGTGGACTTGATTTGACTTCATAAACTAGCATCACATCATGAAAAATTTCATTGTCAAGACTTTTGATGACTTGCACAGCTGAAGACCCGGCAGGGCACGGAACTCCTGATCCAGTCGGAAAACGACATCCTCATCAATGAGTGGTATCGAGCGCTAAGGGACGCTGCCAGCGGTCCGGTAAGCACATTTGCACACTCCGATCTTCTCAAGCACACATGGTTGGTTGCCTGGAATTGATATTATTGGAACCAAACACTTAAGTGGCTATTAACATTTTATTCTGCCAAACACGGGAAGGAGCCAAAGAGTAAAACGTTACATCTGGAGCTTCTCGAAAACTCCTGACTCAACAATTTTGTTGCGCGAACTCTACTTTGCAGGCCACTGGCTTGCAAAGGTGGGAAACGATGACATTTCTTAAAGGTGACCGGCCGGCGTAGTAATTTGTGTGCTCTCCAGGCATGCGAGTCGGACGAAGCCGTAGAAGAGGACATCCCCGATTCACCTGGAGCAGACATGGAGAAAGAACGCAGAGACTCCAAGAAAGGCAGACGTACGTTCACTCAAATGGGCTCGCAATAGAAGATGACAGCAAAGTATAAAAGGCGTTTCCGATACTATGAACGGCGCTGTCTTGAAACAAAACATCATCCAACGCTTTTCGCTCAGTCTTTGTTCCTGCCGCGTCGTCATGGTGACATAGATTATGGTTTCTGCTTCCCGTGCAGTCATGAAACCGTCAAGCAGCGTGGACGCGGCCGACAACAAGAAGACCAAACACAAGTTGAAGAAATTTCTGACGCGGCGGCCCACTATGCAGGCCGTCAGAGACAAAGGTTACATCAAAGGTACCCTAACCAAACATGTCCGGCCCGCTTTGGTTCAgtctttatttttgtaattgGGCTCCTAAAGCCAGATGCGTCTGACATCGCTACATTTGCTCGGCACGTCTATCACAAGGAAGCCCACGAAACCGTCGCCAGAAGGTCCAATCCACAAGGCGAAGAGTAGGACgaaaacatttttgtgtttgtgtgtgtgcgcccagATCAGGTGTTTGGAAGCAGCCTGTCCAGCCTGTGCCTGAGGGAGAGCAGCACGGTGCCCTCTTTTGTCAAGATGTGCATCATGCACGTGGAGAGCAACGGTGCGTCCCGTGGCGCCGCCCGCCTGACGACATGCAGCGCAAGCCTTTTCATCCGTTTCTTTGTTGCCACCTTGCTGCCCCACCTCCCCCTCCCCGGCAGGTCTGCACATCAGCGGCCTATACAGAGTCAGTGGTAACTTGGCCCTTATCCAGAAGCTGCGATATGCCGTCAATCATGGTGAGTCCCCCGTGCTAATGTTTTCTACAGCTCTTTCTTTATTTCTGGCTGTTGTCTTGGCAACGTGTAGATGAGCAGGTGAACCTGTCCGACAGCAAGTGGGAGGACATCCATGTGACTACCGGAGCCCTGAAGATGTTCTTCAGGGAGCTTCCTGAACCGCTCTTCACTTATGCGCTCTTCCAAAACTTTGTGGACGCCATCAGTGAGTGCTCGATTTTACGTCAAATTATCATTTAATTACATTTAACTTCATTTTTTGAACCATTGTTttttgcagtattttttttgttttaaataaaggTTTTGAATTTTAGATTTTTCATTGACTGTTTGCtactttttaaatgttattgtgtTGTCATTATTATTGAGCTCAAAAGTTAATCAACTTGTATTGTTTCGGGCTAGGGTTTATTTGGACTGTTGCTCTTCAGATTCATTGCTGATTCATACAGAAACATGGCTCAAAGAGGACTTTTGATTGTCTTCTTTCGAATCTGACTTGGATTTCATTGCGTTGCGTTGAAGTGAACCTGTTAAGAGCTGGAGACCAGCGAGCGTCAACGCAATCATTAGCACAATATTTGCAGTCATCACACACGCTGATGATggtcttttcattttctttggcGGTGGCGGCCGTCTTGCAGAGATTCAAGACTACAAGGAGCGGGTCCACGCCATTAAAGAACTTGTTCGACTGCTGCCCGAGCCCAACCATGACACCATGCAGGCCCTCTTCAAACACCTCCGCAAGTAAGCACATTTCAACAAATATGCACAATTGGAGAGTTTCTGCATCTGTTTCGCTTAATTGGGATCCGTCTTCAGGGTGATCGAGCACGGCGAAGAGAACCGCATGACAAACCAGAGTGTGGCCATCGTGTTCGGCCCCACGTTACTAAGGCCCGAGGTGGAGACGTGGAACATGGCGGTCCACATGGTCTACCAGAATCAGATCGTCGAGCTCATCCTGGTAgagaaagacaacatatttggcAGATAGAGGCCGACGGCCTTCTGACCGAACCGGAACCACTCTTTGCACTTTGGACTAGCTTTGGCTTACTTTTCGTCACACTGGATTCTAACTTAAccgacaaaaataaacaaacctgctaagatttttttttttttgtggaggatCCAAGAACTTTTAATTGAGGGGAACGCGACTTATTTACTGGACCTTTTCACCTAATGGTGTTGGTGCCAAATTAGCCAATTAAAGACCTAATTAAAATATTGATGTATTTATTAgaatgttaaagttaaagtcccaatgatcatcgtcacacacacatctgggtgtggtgaaatttgtcctctgcatttaacccatccccatgtgattttgatccatcccctgggggagaggggagcagtgagcagcagcggtgccgtgctcgggaatcatttggtgatctaaccccccaattccaacccttaatgctgagtgccaagcagggaggcaatgggtcccatttttatagtctttggtatgacccggccggggtttgaacccacaaccttccagtctcagggcggacactctactactaggccactgagctgtggCAATTCTTGCATTCAATCGTTACTCTAATATTGTTTTTTCATGACCACTATTTTACGGCATCCAACAGGATTTACTCACCACATAAATGAATGCGTCGAAATTGATCTCATAGGTTGAACGGAATgcgtaggttagggttaggttctgCACAATCTTCTGCTTTGATTTGCGCAACTTGCTCCTCTgagcaaaatcaaaatattgtttctcaaattattttGACACTAGGAAGACTGCGCAAATAAACTCGGGTGGCGATTGGTCGTTTCCGGACATTTAAACCGCCTCCTTTACTGATAATTTGTTTACGCTCTAACCTTGACGAGTGACCTCGACTTCCAAATCTCAATAGTAGTAGTAGCTTCGCCTCCGCCAACACTGTGATGATGACTTTAAAagtttgacttttaaaattaaagcttttattgttttggctgcatttattttttaatttctatTTTACGACGATGATATGAAGTCGTTTAATAACTCGTTTATTTTTACAGTCTGGCCCGATGAGCTAGGAAGGCATCTCGAGGAGTTTTCACTCTAATCACTATTAACACTTTGAACCGGCGAGTGGCAACACAACAGCGTCAGCGTTTGTTCATTAGCActaaaaaagcaaacaaatgacGCTCCAAcgcttttatgatttttttttgtctttgccgAGGTCAGTtcggctgaaatgaaatgctaaCCATATTCCACCACTAATTAGTCCGAAAGGAGTTTGCTGACCCACTGCTATTTAACACACAGGTTGGCTGGACACATTAACAAAGAGAAATTAAAATGTGGTGGaaagattaaaagaaaaaaaaaacattgaaaatcTTCACAGAATTATTTCAGAGCATAGCTCTCAAATAGCTTGTTAGCCCTTTGAACCAGCGGCCAGCCAAGCGAGTCGATCGGCGGTTCAGCCTCATTAGCACCGCTACTTGCGATGCGGCTAATTTTAACCCTGGGCTGTTGGTCTTCGTGTTTATCCTGTGGAAAATCACCCAATGACAGTTGGATTGAAGCAAAAAGTTTATTAATTTTAGtcaatgttttaccaggtaagccaaatgagaacactttctcatttacaatggcgacctAGAGGCAAGGTGTGTtaagtgtcttgcccaaggacacaatGCCATATGACTGTGACAAAGTTAGGATCGAACCACCAACCCTCCGGTTACTAAATGACCCGCTCTACTGCCTGAGCCTCAGCCGCCACTCTTTTGATCaaaagaattttaaaaaattagtaTTATAACTGAGAAACtgtaaatacaaatatttaaagGTTTTGAagtttttcagtgaacgagtgaacgatttttttttcagttcatatgacttcaaccagtgggtatcagtaatgcgcattgaagctggtgccacctcaccgtaaaacaaaacgaagaagaaaatgacgtaacttctcgTTCACGAACAagttgtgaattgcatttcccgttcacaaagtgaacgattcgtttgaatgaatcttttgagtgaactgattctaaagattcgttcacctaaaagaactggaatgcacatcactactgcagtgtagtgttggctcgtgagtgaacgatgggttcaaaagaacgaatgtttgcagtgaacgagagtgaacgaaaagATCTAAAGATCTTTGTAGCCATGACGGAAAAACTTGTTTGGACCCGTTTGAaaatcatttatttgatatgACTCAAGAATTGTCTCTGTGCAACGGTGTGGTGTTTCTTAACAACTGAATTGAAAATGAGTCCACGGGAGCACTGCAACGGCCGCAGTATTTTTTcaagaacaattcattttaggatgaactatcaatacaaatattttcatttgattgaaggcaatggcgtcaaccactcgaccagagcctgctcggaaacaaaaggagatttggtcatattgatagggtatccatccaaacatgttcggtgttcaaagtttcaacggattgtccgaagcaaccctttcctggtggcgtcagtgtgccgagcgccgttggacgatcaggagaagaagatttgaatcgacggctgtgacgtcaggtcaattgaagacaggtgtgctccctcaaggggagttatcatatgcaggtgccaccgagcgcgtggcggcgcggcggacggtttctcaggtaagcgagcatgctagcaaatgtttgtcgtctcctgccgtttttcacgacggacgccgtgtttgttgcacgattttcgcgctcaaggggagttctcaaatgcaggtgccaccgagcgcgtgtcgttttctcaggtaagggagcaaatgtttgtcgattCTTGCCGTCTCTCACGACGGACGCTATGTTTGTTTGTCGGAGGATTTTAACACGGCGACTGTAGGCGTCGAAGTTAACTGGAGAGCGCAAGGAGAGTTTTCACATCGGCCCCAAAATGTGTTGTTTGTTGctttttctcacaagccttttttattttgtttgtcgcaggattgtcgtactctcgtgactcggcaacgtcacgtccaccgcgacggtgggcctggaggtaaattgtagcCCGAAGGcatttagcccgtgagcaaatgtttgcagtttcttacgatgccatttattatttcttgcaggattttcgctgtctagggagtgcttgaggtttgggcacggcacgccacaatcgactttgcgtcgcttcgttgcgcgttttggtggtattttaaatgtctttcttttttttttttttcttttttttttaatgctgcccagcattttttcattcgtttgtttgcagaaggttcgtaaatgacgccgccgataagcgcgtgtttgtctgactataggaaatgttagtttgactctagtcaactaaacaatttttttattattttatattatgggtgtgccatttccgtgttatgcaaactgaaaaatgtaacgaatttgttacgtcatgtccaaatcagagcaaatccattcaaagatggtgcccgcccgctctcgttccgttacgcaacaaacatttgtgcgggttattttctcccgttttggacgccgccaacctagatcatctgtccaatgtgaggtgagttgatgaatgatgaaatgaaaatatgaattataatcctgaataattattataatttactacaatatgatatattttttcaactgcAAAACTTTCCTTagtatgtataaaattaaagtatctatttttgttgcaataatttctgtttgtcttttgtagcactagaAAAGGCTGCCCAGCAAGCATCCTTCTATaaaaagcaagcaggaggctcttgaggagctatttcagtgacgctgaggacactgaggaagagtagccctaaatcaggtgaaaacctgtttttgtcaagtttcagcttcccaacacacaatggttgtcgagttttagcttcccagcacacaattattGTCTGTCTGTGATTTTggtaggctgcaagaggagccgaatgggaTAAGTATAATTCCACATGAAAaatcgcaatggcctatccaaaggcgcaatggcctatccaaaggcgcaatggcctatccaaaggcgcaatggcctatccaaaggcgcaatggcctatccaaagcagcaatgccatatccaaagcagcaatgccatatccaaaggagcaatgccatatccaaaggagcaatgccatatccaaaggagcaatgccatatccaaagaagcaatgccatatccaaaggagcaatgccatatccaaaggagcaatgccatatcaagtcaagaatcaagaagcacgctgcaaaagtcaacatgtgcggatcatgtgcccaggagggggcagtgtggttgcctttggttatgggtgcacgacggaaaggttgcaggtgtggccagtgtttggggctctgatggttggtcttgcttaagaggtgTCCTGTAGTTGTGGCTTGTCTGGATCCAGCGGTGTCTTGTGctttgccattgacggctcacttgggggaggacgtgggTGCGTGGACggtaacattttgtctttttcttaacctaccactgtcgtgcttgatctaagctgtgtgtcctttgttctctaggtgtagggggcggggtttgggcgagccggtccacgaggaggacgtaatgatgcgagcagcacccaactcattgcatgttctgccatttgcaggccggacgcgaaaggggggggggcgcacggcCCGATCCGACCGGGCGATGCTCACCAATCgtagctagccgctgtgatcaagtaagcaagtgaccgacaacttggggcgaccgggatgtgacacgatctgatcagaggtgaacggactgctgtggcatcgctctgaagtcgccgagttctgagggagacccgtttccctggaggcgtcgacctgcgcagcttcaacgtgtgaaatttattttttttttttaaattacaccagcggtgtcccaatgtctgcttgagggctgcatactgaaacaaattcagaattctttgacgcaaattcattcaatcacaaaatgttgccattgatatttagtgctacaaagcagtgttgtgttcatccgtgtggtgtgttgatcaaggtgccccgaggctgccatttggacaccaatggtgacatgtgtagggctgcacgtgtattggaaaactgccatatggttgtctaggttattgacatgcactttaagacagcaaagttttttttttttcatgtctcaaatgaaacatgttttcttgcctaactatttgtaatgagttaagacgataagtcattgtaagttaaagttaactcatctaactgatctcattgccatcaaatagttaacctccatccaagaattttgcacaacttgcctcaatgcagtggtctggcccaatactgccatatcattgattttccaaaatgttttgcagccctcattgagtgcagcgacggcaagcgaccgcgcagcgacggtaaGCGCAGGCGACATGCGCAAGCGACGACATGCGCAAGCGACGACATGTgcaagcgacggcatgcgcaagcgacggcaagcgcaagcgacggcgcagcgagacctttgtgcttgtcttgcaaggtggaagagacgatgtatgaaacgaagcaccggacggaggccaccagacccgcgattggtgagcgggttgcaaaggaaggaatcacccaaagaaagcagtgcCAAGTGTTaaagaggagcctgatgcatgactggccaaggctggccagaggcggtgacatggcaatccaa is a genomic window containing:
- the LOC125984626 gene encoding rho GTPase-activating protein 12 isoform X2; its protein translation is MAELPIAPGQVYIEVEYDYEYKSKDRLVSIHQGECFMLVQKTNEDWWKVRKEEGSKAFYVPAQYVKEVRKALMPPPKPLPHHPVSTGNTPPHHHHPVSAGNTPPQNTGAVWVKPANLDLSLLDSSADRPESIPARSPSAHSSSSMHLTPPIQRRNSNQHQHVPGTPTRLERSLGEILAQSSVPVPSQRSNTLPRTRARSPELSRAPLDLDSPPHSAGEEQRTNDSESGDELSSSSTEQLQSVSSGRGRPDSPVYSNLQELKMSQSAAPPLPAGAPQQVLGDWESYKDPHGRLFYYNRCSHERTWKPPRARDTNTSAGESNESTPLSLSPAFLPFLSLSAGRPGPLCSEDAHFGAYSSLSDGSPPHGWSEGMNEYGHRLYVSDYTNEKWLKHVDEQGRPYYYSADGSRSEWELPKYNHSPPQHLAEPGKTRSLDRKHVDPIVLTKWRHSAFVQEPNDKDSPVSPKSHVSDCGSSPPSPKRPASPSEKCGVLNVTKITENGKKVRKNWTSSWTVLQGSALLFAKGQGGGTSWFGGGQSKPEFTVDLKGGSVDWASKDKSSKKHVIELKTRQGTELLIQSENDILINEWYRALRDAASGPACESDEAVEEDIPDSPGADMEKERRDSKKGRLMKPSSSVDAADNKKTKHKLKKFLTRRPTMQAVRDKGYIKDQVFGSSLSSLCLRESSTVPSFVKMCIMHVESNGLHISGLYRVSGNLALIQKLRYAVNHDEQVNLSDSKWEDIHVTTGALKMFFRELPEPLFTYALFQNFVDAIKIQDYKERVHAIKELVRLLPEPNHDTMQALFKHLRKVIEHGEENRMTNQSVAIVFGPTLLRPEVETWNMAVHMVYQNQIVELILVEKDNIFGR
- the LOC125984626 gene encoding rho GTPase-activating protein 12 isoform X3, whose amino-acid sequence is MAELPIAPGQVYIEVEYDYEYKSKDRLVSIHQGECFMLVQKTNEDWWKVRKEEGSKAFYVPAQYVKEVRKALMPPPKPLPHHPVSTGNTPPHHHHPVSAGNTPPQNTGAVWVKPANLDLSLLDSSADRPESIPARSPSAHSSSSMHLTPPIQRRNSNQHQHVPGTPTRLERSLGEILAQSSVPVPSQRSNTLPRTRARSPELSRAPLDLDSPPHSAGEEQRTNDSESGDELSSSSTEQLQSVSSGRGRPDSPVYSNLQELKMSQSAAPPLPAGAPQQVLGDWESYKDPHGRLFYYNRCSHERTWKPPRARDTNTSAGESNESTPLSLSPAFLPFLSLSAGRPGPLCSEDAHFGAYSSLSDGSPPHGWSEGMNEYGHRLYVSDYTNEKWLKHVDEQGRPYYYSADGSRSEWELPKYNHSPPQHLAEPGKTRSLDRKHVDPIVLTKWRHSAFVQEPNDKPSEKCGVLNVTKITENGKKVRKNWTSSWTVLQGSALLFAKGQGGGTSWFGGGQSKPEFTVDLKGGSVDWASKDKSSKKHVIELKTRQGTELLIQSENDILINEWYRALRDAASGPACESDEAVEEDIPDSPGADMEKERRDSKKGRLMKPSSSVDAADNKKTKHKLKKFLTRRPTMQAVRDKGYIKDQVFGSSLSSLCLRESSTVPSFVKMCIMHVESNGLHISGLYRVSGNLALIQKLRYAVNHDEQVNLSDSKWEDIHVTTGALKMFFRELPEPLFTYALFQNFVDAIKIQDYKERVHAIKELVRLLPEPNHDTMQALFKHLRKVIEHGEENRMTNQSVAIVFGPTLLRPEVETWNMAVHMVYQNQIVELILVEKDNIFGR